The Nostoc sp. 'Lobaria pulmonaria (5183) cyanobiont' genome window below encodes:
- a CDS encoding pantothenate kinase, which yields MKSYKHPEQTENVWLALEIGNSRLHWALFLGETLSSAWDTDYIPESVIQQMAECQTLDDLLEKIFPLHQRTKKQGGYADNSFPTSSPPLLLASVVPSQTAIWQIYPNVRVITLDQVPLKGMYPTLGIDRALALWGAGKMWGFPMLVIDAGTALTFTVADDNQCLIGGAILPGIGLQFAALGEKTGQLPLVERQNIASLPPRFALNTTESIQSGVIYTLIAGIKDFIEAWWQLFPNGKIAIKGGDRTLLLNYLQALYPTIAVSLIVETNLIFWGMREIVMGDIAILNEL from the coding sequence GTGAAATCGTATAAGCACCCAGAACAAACAGAGAATGTTTGGCTAGCTTTGGAAATTGGTAATTCTCGGCTGCATTGGGCATTATTTTTAGGCGAGACGCTTTCCTCAGCTTGGGATACCGACTATATACCTGAGTCTGTCATACAACAGATGGCTGAATGTCAAACCCTGGATGATTTACTAGAGAAAATTTTTCCACTCCATCAGAGAACTAAGAAACAAGGAGGATACGCAGACAATTCCTTTCCCACGTCATCGCCTCCCCTCCTCCTCGCCTCCGTAGTTCCCAGCCAAACTGCTATTTGGCAAATTTATCCCAACGTTCGCGTTATTACCTTAGACCAAGTACCACTCAAAGGTATGTATCCCACATTAGGAATTGACCGCGCTTTAGCTTTATGGGGTGCGGGGAAAATGTGGGGTTTTCCAATGTTGGTGATTGATGCTGGGACAGCGCTGACTTTTACAGTTGCGGATGATAATCAGTGTCTGATTGGAGGTGCAATTCTGCCAGGAATAGGTTTGCAATTTGCGGCTCTCGGTGAAAAAACAGGACAATTACCATTAGTAGAAAGGCAAAATATTGCGTCTTTACCACCACGTTTTGCGCTGAATACTACAGAATCAATTCAAAGTGGAGTTATTTACACTTTAATCGCTGGAATCAAAGATTTTATTGAAGCGTGGTGGCAATTATTTCCTAATGGTAAGATTGCGATTAAAGGGGGCGATCGCACTTTATTACTAAATTATCTGCAAGCTTTATATCCTACAATTGCAGTATCTTTAATTGTGGAAACAAATTTAATTTTTTGGGGAATGCGGGAAATAGTAATGGGTGATATAGCAATCCTAAATGAGTTGTGA
- a CDS encoding type II toxin-antitoxin system VapC family toxin: MSRAVLLDTHPLSQVTHPQVDPKVQQWLQSLGKTETVIRVPEIADYELRRELLRQGKRKSIDRLNKLSQICLIPLTPETMRKAAELWAWVRNQGKPTASNDSLDGDVILAAQAILQLKSFDQVIVVTTNLKHISRFESEGICVLDWQQTLNELV; the protein is encoded by the coding sequence ATGAGTAGAGCCGTATTGCTAGACACTCATCCTTTGAGCCAAGTAACGCATCCACAAGTAGACCCAAAAGTCCAACAGTGGTTACAATCGTTAGGGAAAACCGAAACTGTTATACGTGTGCCGGAAATAGCCGATTATGAACTTCGGCGTGAACTATTGAGACAAGGAAAACGAAAAAGTATAGATCGCCTCAACAAACTTAGTCAAATTTGTCTCATACCACTGACTCCCGAAACGATGCGAAAAGCAGCCGAACTATGGGCATGGGTACGAAACCAGGGGAAGCCTACAGCAAGCAATGATAGCTTAGATGGTGATGTAATTCTTGCTGCTCAAGCAATTCTCCAATTGAAGAGTTTTGATCAGGTGATAGTTGTGACAACAAACTTGAAACACATATCACGCTTTGAGAGCGAAGGAATATGTGTATTAGATTGGCAGCAAACTCTGAATGAGCTAGTTTAA
- a CDS encoding PRC-barrel domain-containing protein, protein MRKGSDVIDKVVVTSDKGQKIQRIIDLIFDHKRNQLLGFLVEEKGLFGDAKVIPLQEVQAIGSDAIIVKSKESIVKAHRVPAIKEILHQNIVLRGTRILTTEGLYLGGLVDLFFDEHSGLVEGYEVSGGIFADAYSGRSFVPAPEALTIGDDVAFVPPETAQMMEEQVGGIRGAVQATEDRFQESAQTANRRLQSASQNAGEQLQSSVENVNRRLQSASQNAGEQIQSSVENVNRRLQSASQNAGEQLQAATDATSGKLQDLNRNAAASLTNNLVDPAEQKVYVIGKHVERDVLTPDGSVLLLQGQEVTLVDAEAASRMGILDELYRATGGSLTANISRNLQAATESTSNRIGSATMSSAANLRHSVNGLAAQAIQQVRGRRVLQTVRADDGLIIAASGQIVTESVLARAQSYGKQAELLNAAGLALATAVRSTTSDTWLETKVQLRQGASVAQENLNTFWQALKQKAEMLQRRSTRAMRKQRIEQALGRPVTRVILDPEDNVILNVGELITHCAVRQAEEGGVLNILLSSVYIKEPEISGQELRAQEHGMAALSHHDNGRSQLESKSILVN, encoded by the coding sequence ATGCGTAAAGGTAGTGATGTGATCGATAAAGTAGTCGTCACCTCTGACAAGGGTCAGAAAATTCAGCGAATTATAGATTTAATTTTTGATCACAAACGCAATCAACTTTTGGGTTTCCTGGTTGAAGAGAAGGGACTTTTTGGGGATGCAAAAGTTATTCCTCTACAAGAGGTGCAAGCGATCGGGTCAGATGCGATCATAGTTAAATCAAAAGAATCTATTGTTAAGGCACATCGTGTTCCTGCAATTAAAGAGATTCTGCACCAGAATATCGTACTCAGAGGAACGAGAATTCTGACCACTGAGGGACTTTACCTGGGTGGACTGGTGGATTTGTTCTTCGATGAGCATAGTGGACTGGTGGAAGGATACGAAGTTTCTGGCGGTATATTTGCTGATGCTTACTCCGGGCGATCTTTCGTTCCTGCTCCCGAAGCACTGACAATTGGTGACGATGTTGCCTTTGTGCCTCCAGAAACTGCTCAAATGATGGAAGAACAGGTCGGTGGTATCCGGGGAGCAGTCCAAGCAACTGAAGACAGGTTCCAAGAATCGGCTCAAACGGCTAACCGCAGGCTACAGTCAGCCAGCCAAAATGCAGGTGAGCAACTACAAAGCTCAGTAGAGAACGTGAACCGCAGGCTACAGTCAGCAAGCCAGAATGCAGGTGAGCAAATACAAAGCTCAGTAGAGAACGTGAACCGCAGGCTACAGTCAGCAAGCCAGAATGCAGGTGAGCAACTACAAGCTGCAACTGATGCTACTAGTGGCAAACTGCAAGACCTCAATCGAAATGCAGCTGCCTCCCTGACAAATAATTTGGTTGACCCTGCCGAGCAAAAAGTATACGTGATTGGCAAACATGTTGAACGAGATGTGCTAACGCCAGACGGTAGTGTACTGCTACTACAAGGGCAAGAAGTCACGCTAGTTGATGCAGAAGCGGCCTCTCGTATGGGTATCCTTGATGAACTCTATCGAGCTACCGGTGGCAGTCTGACTGCAAACATCAGCCGCAATTTGCAAGCAGCAACAGAATCTACTAGCAATCGAATTGGGAGCGCAACGATGAGCAGTGCTGCTAACCTACGTCACTCCGTTAATGGGCTGGCAGCACAGGCGATCCAGCAGGTAAGAGGGCGCAGAGTCCTGCAAACAGTCCGTGCTGACGATGGCTTAATTATTGCGGCATCTGGGCAGATTGTAACTGAATCCGTCCTTGCTCGTGCCCAGAGTTACGGCAAACAAGCAGAATTACTCAACGCTGCTGGTCTGGCTCTAGCAACCGCAGTTCGTTCTACTACAAGTGACACATGGTTAGAAACTAAAGTTCAACTGCGCCAAGGGGCAAGCGTCGCCCAAGAGAACCTCAATACTTTCTGGCAAGCCTTGAAACAAAAGGCAGAAATGCTACAAAGACGCAGTACACGGGCAATGAGGAAGCAACGAATTGAACAAGCATTGGGTCGTCCTGTTACCCGCGTCATTCTTGATCCAGAAGACAATGTGATTCTGAATGTGGGTGAATTGATTACGCATTGCGCTGTGCGTCAGGCTGAAGAAGGTGGAGTCCTGAATATCTTACTGAGTTCAGTTTATATTAAAGAGCCAGAAATCTCTGGTCAAGAGCTGCGTGCCCAAGAACATGGAATGGCGGCCCTGTCGCATCACGATAATGGGCGATCGCAACTTGAATCCAAATCAATCTTAGTAAACTAA
- a CDS encoding CAAD domain-containing protein, whose translation MENELQQQQYVDAASQNRIEALIGSEAGNLPMLPPASETEEEWQRIGRQISTFLAQLPEYIGRFYQEYKLLIISFALLVITVTALKIFLAVLNAINDIPLVSPILQFIGLGYTVWFTFRYLLKDSTRQELAGEIRLLQKQILGRQESQT comes from the coding sequence ATGGAAAATGAATTACAGCAACAGCAATATGTTGATGCTGCCTCCCAAAACCGGATAGAAGCTCTTATTGGTTCAGAGGCTGGAAACTTGCCAATGTTACCGCCTGCCTCAGAAACTGAAGAAGAATGGCAAAGAATTGGTAGACAGATTTCTACATTTTTGGCACAACTACCTGAGTACATAGGTAGGTTCTACCAAGAATACAAACTACTGATTATCAGCTTTGCTTTGCTTGTGATAACAGTTACGGCACTGAAAATATTTCTAGCAGTACTGAACGCAATAAATGATATTCCATTAGTTTCTCCAATTTTACAGTTCATTGGACTGGGTTACACAGTTTGGTTTACTTTCCGCTATTTGCTCAAAGATTCTACTCGGCAAGAATTAGCCGGAGAAATTCGTTTGCTTCAAAAACAAATTTTAGGCAGACAAGAATCACAGACTTAG
- a CDS encoding DUF2382 domain-containing protein, with protein MPLQKISEFDTDYRDAIQGNDIKGMDVYVQGTDEKIGTVNDAVVDEQGAFRYLIVDLGLWIFGKKVLLPVGKSRIDSRANRVYAVGITKEQAENLPEYQEHTALDYDYEERVRGGYRTPSVESSAALASTDIRTPTYDRNNYTYAQDADLYDVNAHEDQTFKLYEERLVANKQRRKTGEVTIGKHVETETVRVSVPVERERVVIERVTPQDAGKVVSPQTANFGEGEVARIELYEEVADVQKEAFLREEVRVQKVVDKEIVEVEDTIRREELDVDAEGRTIEEKTGNNLPKDRI; from the coding sequence ATGCCACTGCAAAAAATAAGTGAATTTGATACAGATTACCGGGATGCTATTCAAGGTAACGACATCAAAGGAATGGATGTGTATGTTCAGGGAACTGATGAGAAGATTGGCACAGTAAATGATGCTGTAGTCGATGAGCAAGGAGCATTTCGCTATTTAATTGTTGACTTAGGCTTATGGATTTTTGGCAAGAAAGTATTACTACCAGTAGGAAAATCGCGCATTGACTCTAGAGCAAACCGTGTATATGCCGTTGGGATCACAAAAGAGCAAGCGGAAAATTTGCCTGAATATCAAGAACACACAGCGCTTGATTACGACTATGAAGAACGGGTGCGTGGAGGATATCGCACACCGTCTGTAGAAAGTTCAGCTGCGCTAGCATCGACAGATATTCGTACTCCCACTTATGATCGCAACAACTACACATACGCACAGGATGCGGATCTGTATGATGTCAACGCTCATGAAGACCAAACCTTCAAACTTTACGAAGAAAGGCTGGTTGCCAACAAACAACGCCGGAAAACTGGAGAAGTGACAATTGGCAAGCACGTTGAAACCGAAACTGTCAGAGTTTCTGTTCCGGTGGAAAGAGAGCGAGTCGTGATTGAACGAGTTACTCCTCAAGATGCAGGCAAAGTTGTGTCGCCTCAAACAGCTAACTTCGGTGAGGGCGAGGTAGCACGTATAGAACTCTATGAAGAAGTTGCTGATGTCCAGAAAGAAGCTTTTTTACGCGAAGAAGTCAGAGTGCAGAAAGTTGTAGACAAAGAAATCGTTGAAGTTGAAGATACTATTCGACGTGAAGAGTTAGATGTTGATGCTGAGGGTCGTACTATTGAGGAAAAAACTGGTAATAATTTGCCCAAAGACCGTATTTAA
- a CDS encoding alpha/beta fold hydrolase → MDTLFRNSRRKLSQGLLFWREVGEKTPIIFLHGAWNESSQWLSVMESLAQDFHCFAPDLLGFGESENPNIHHSIDLQVECLAEFLQAVKLEKVYLVGHSLGGWIAASYALKYPEKVDGVVLLAPEGVEIAGQEEYCQKMRRLLNYPPLIVKFLRSLTPFTKILGWHEKIAQDLHLRQALLPYPIGCQLLFKRRQIEIEAELVQKRLYMIDVPVLLLQGGQDTPDALAKSRVYAQLMPKVELKMISHAGNDLPESCAGVVAVEIREFIQGNQ, encoded by the coding sequence ATGGATACACTATTCCGTAACTCCCGAAGAAAGCTTTCTCAAGGGCTATTATTCTGGCGTGAAGTCGGTGAAAAAACTCCTATAATTTTTTTACATGGTGCTTGGAATGAGAGCAGTCAATGGTTATCTGTGATGGAATCCCTTGCACAAGATTTTCATTGTTTTGCACCTGATTTGTTAGGGTTTGGTGAATCAGAAAATCCTAATATCCACCATTCGATAGATTTACAAGTTGAGTGTCTAGCTGAATTTTTGCAAGCTGTGAAGCTAGAAAAAGTATATTTAGTGGGGCATTCTCTTGGGGGTTGGATTGCTGCTAGCTATGCTTTAAAGTATCCAGAAAAAGTTGATGGTGTGGTACTGCTAGCACCAGAGGGCGTAGAGATAGCAGGACAAGAAGAGTATTGCCAGAAGATGCGGCGATTATTGAATTATCCACCACTAATAGTTAAATTTTTGCGATCGCTAACTCCCTTCACTAAAATCCTGGGTTGGCATGAAAAAATTGCACAGGATTTGCATCTGCGTCAGGCGCTATTGCCGTATCCCATAGGTTGTCAGTTACTTTTCAAAAGGCGACAAATAGAAATTGAAGCAGAATTAGTACAAAAGCGGCTTTATATGATAGATGTGCCGGTTTTGCTTTTACAAGGTGGCCAAGATACACCAGATGCTTTAGCCAAGAGTCGGGTTTATGCTCAACTAATGCCGAAAGTTGAATTGAAAATGATTTCCCATGCCGGAAATGACTTACCAGAATCTTGTGCTGGAGTTGTAGCGGTTGAGATTCGGGAGTTTATTCAAGGAAATCAGTGA
- a CDS encoding NUDIX hydrolase, giving the protein MNVIAFFPAAVESTRSLWRIGQTVLGIIFRHPITGTSIIPILPDGRIVLIRRRDNGLWSLPGGIVDWGEDIPNTVRRELMEETGLELVKINRLVGVYSAPDRDPRIHSICIVVEAEVHGTMEIQDTLEVMEIQAFFPSLLPSGKMSHDHTRQLQDYLNGLTTLA; this is encoded by the coding sequence TTGAACGTTATTGCTTTTTTTCCGGCAGCTGTAGAGTCCACACGTAGCTTATGGCGTATTGGACAAACAGTATTGGGTATAATATTTCGTCATCCCATTACTGGCACTAGTATCATCCCAATTTTACCCGATGGTCGGATTGTACTGATCCGGCGGCGCGACAATGGTCTTTGGTCATTGCCTGGAGGGATTGTAGATTGGGGAGAAGATATTCCCAATACAGTCCGCCGGGAATTGATGGAGGAAACCGGGCTAGAATTGGTGAAAATTAACCGTTTAGTAGGAGTTTACTCGGCACCAGACCGCGATCCCAGAATTCATTCAATTTGTATTGTGGTTGAAGCCGAAGTGCATGGGACAATGGAGATTCAAGACACGTTAGAAGTCATGGAAATCCAAGCTTTCTTTCCCAGTTTACTACCTTCAGGAAAGATGTCTCATGACCATACTAGGCAGTTGCAAGACTACTTAAATGGCTTGACAACACTGGCATAA
- the argH gene encoding argininosuccinate lyase encodes MTEKQTWSQRFESALHPAIARFNASISFDIELIEYDLTGSQAHAKMLAHTGIISSEEGEQLVAGLEQIRQEHHQGKFQPGIDAEDVHFAVERRLTEIVGDVGKKLHTARSRNDQVGTDTRLYLRDQIQQIKSELREFQGVLLDIAQKHVETLIPGYTHLQRAQPVSLAHHLLAYFQMAQRDWERLGDVSRRVNISPLGCGALAGTTFPIDRHYTAKLLDFDDIYANSLDGVSDRDFAIEFLCAASLIMVHLSRLAEEVILWSSEEFRFVTLKDSCATGSSIMPQKKNPDVPELVRGKTGRVFGHLQAMLVIMKGLPLAYNKDLQEDKEGLFDSVNTVKASLEAMTILLREGLEFRTQRLASAVAEDFSNATDVADYLAARGVPFREAYNLVGKVVKTSIAAGKLLKDLKLEEWQQLHPAFAADIYEAISPRQVVAARNSYGGTGFVQVNKALIAARTQMAQ; translated from the coding sequence ATGACCGAAAAACAAACTTGGAGCCAGAGGTTTGAATCAGCGTTGCATCCAGCGATCGCTCGTTTTAATGCCAGTATAAGTTTTGATATTGAATTAATCGAATATGACCTTACTGGTTCTCAAGCTCATGCCAAAATGCTAGCTCACACGGGCATCATCTCCTCAGAAGAAGGAGAGCAACTTGTTGCCGGTTTAGAACAAATTCGCCAAGAGCATCACCAAGGTAAATTTCAGCCTGGTATCGATGCTGAAGACGTACATTTTGCAGTTGAACGCCGACTAACGGAAATTGTCGGCGATGTGGGTAAAAAGCTGCATACGGCGCGATCGCGTAATGACCAAGTTGGCACTGATACCAGACTCTACCTGCGCGACCAAATTCAGCAAATCAAAAGCGAATTGCGAGAATTTCAAGGTGTTTTACTGGATATAGCCCAAAAGCACGTTGAAACCCTAATTCCTGGCTATACTCACCTACAACGCGCCCAACCAGTGAGTTTAGCTCACCACCTCTTGGCATACTTTCAAATGGCGCAACGCGATTGGGAACGCTTAGGAGATGTTTCTCGCCGCGTCAATATCTCACCTTTGGGATGTGGTGCTTTAGCGGGAACTACTTTCCCCATTGACCGCCACTACACAGCCAAACTATTGGATTTTGACGATATTTATGCTAACAGCCTTGATGGAGTGAGCGATCGCGATTTTGCGATCGAATTCTTGTGTGCCGCTAGCTTGATTATGGTTCACCTCAGCCGTCTTGCAGAAGAAGTCATTCTTTGGTCATCTGAAGAATTTCGCTTTGTCACCCTCAAGGATAGCTGTGCTACAGGTTCCAGTATCATGCCCCAAAAGAAAAACCCCGATGTCCCAGAATTGGTGCGGGGGAAAACGGGGCGTGTATTTGGTCATCTTCAGGCAATGCTGGTGATTATGAAAGGGCTACCTCTGGCATATAACAAAGACTTACAAGAAGATAAAGAAGGTCTATTTGATAGCGTCAACACAGTCAAAGCCTCACTAGAAGCGATGACAATTTTGCTCAGGGAAGGCTTAGAATTTCGTACTCAGCGGTTAGCATCAGCTGTAGCGGAGGATTTTTCTAACGCTACCGATGTAGCAGATTATCTGGCAGCACGGGGCGTTCCTTTCCGGGAAGCTTACAACCTTGTGGGTAAGGTGGTAAAAACTAGTATTGCCGCAGGTAAACTCCTGAAAGATTTGAAGTTAGAAGAGTGGCAACAACTACATCCGGCATTTGCAGCAGATATTTACGAGGCAATATCCCCTCGTCAAGTTGTTGCTGCCCGCAACAGTTACGGTGGTACTGGCTTTGTACAGGTAAACAAAGCACTCATAGCCGCCCGCACTCAAATGGCTCAATAG
- the larB gene encoding nickel pincer cofactor biosynthesis protein LarB, translating to MSQHESLRSLLEAVANGKVTPDTAFDSLKDLAYESVGEFAKIDHHRQLRTGFPEVIWGPGKTPEQIAQIMEVMRLRNPVVMATRIEPAVYAALESKVSGLRYYDSARICAIAPPTIEPQFWGEIGILSAGTADLPVAEEAAVTAELSGFRVQRLWDVGVAGIHRLLSNRHLIESASVLIVVAGMEGALPSVVAGLASCPVIAVPTSIGYGASFGGLAPLLTMLNSCAAGVGVVNIDNGFGAAVLAGQILRTAEKLRLASAAS from the coding sequence GTGTCTCAACATGAAAGTTTGCGATCGCTCCTCGAAGCCGTTGCCAATGGTAAAGTTACACCAGATACGGCATTCGATTCACTCAAAGACTTAGCTTACGAATCTGTAGGTGAGTTTGCCAAAATTGACCATCATCGCCAACTCAGAACTGGTTTCCCAGAGGTGATTTGGGGCCCTGGTAAAACTCCTGAGCAAATTGCTCAAATTATGGAAGTGATGCGCCTCCGTAACCCAGTGGTGATGGCAACTCGCATTGAACCAGCAGTTTATGCCGCACTGGAATCAAAAGTTAGCGGTTTGCGATATTACGATTCGGCGCGAATTTGTGCGATCGCTCCCCCAACTATAGAACCACAATTCTGGGGTGAGATTGGCATTCTTTCAGCTGGTACCGCCGATTTACCCGTTGCTGAAGAAGCTGCTGTGACTGCTGAACTTTCTGGTTTTCGCGTCCAGCGCCTCTGGGATGTTGGCGTTGCTGGGATTCACCGTTTGCTGAGTAACCGCCACCTGATTGAATCAGCATCAGTGTTGATTGTCGTGGCGGGGATGGAAGGCGCTTTACCCAGCGTTGTTGCAGGTTTAGCGAGTTGTCCCGTGATTGCCGTACCCACCAGCATTGGTTATGGCGCAAGTTTTGGTGGTTTAGCACCTTTATTGACAATGCTTAACTCTTGTGCTGCGGGAGTAGGTGTAGTAAATATCGATAATGGTTTTGGTGCAGCAGTTTTGGCGGGGCAGATTTTGCGGACTGCCGAGAAATTGCGGTTGGCATCGGCTGCATCTTGA
- a CDS encoding ABC transporter substrate-binding protein: protein MIFALLPSRRRGFAVLVIFGLFLICQIALISCNPINFKSKAAQVSQWVTSTIGDPKTFNYAFNQEYPHVFLFTTEGLTTLNGITGKFEPALAESWDISDDKKRIAFTLRENLKWSDGKLLTIDDVIFTYQDVIFNSQIPTDWKDSLKIGSSGTFPKIRKIGDRRIEFILPEPFAPFLSTTAGASTNSVGILPKHALAESLKSQDAKGNPKFLSTWGTDTDPSKIIVNGAYKIESYTPSQRVVFRRNPYYWRKDSQGNQLPYVERIIWQIIESTDTIILQFRSGGLDTVTVSPENFSLLKREEKRGKFTIYNGGAEFSNTYISFNLNKGRRQNGLSVIDPIKSRWFNTLAFRQAVAHAIDRQSMLNNVFRGIGVLQNSPIEIQSPYYFSPEKGLKVYEYNQEKAKKLLLSAGFKYNANKQLLDADGNRVRFSLLTNAENKTRVLMGAQIKQDLSKIGIQVDFNPIAFNTLTDKLSNSLDWECYLLGFIGGIEPNDGANVWLPEGGLHTFNQKLQAGQEPLIGWQVADWEAEIGRFYIQAARELDEVKRKEIYAKTQRLSQEYLPYIYLVNPLSLVAVRDRIQNVKFSALGSQKGTLWNKYELEVTE from the coding sequence ATGATTTTTGCCCTCTTGCCTAGCCGCCGCCGTGGGTTTGCAGTTTTAGTAATATTCGGTCTATTCTTGATTTGTCAGATAGCTCTTATCAGTTGCAACCCAATTAATTTTAAGAGTAAGGCGGCACAAGTATCCCAATGGGTTACAAGCACTATCGGCGACCCGAAAACATTTAACTACGCTTTTAATCAAGAATATCCTCATGTTTTTCTGTTCACGACTGAAGGACTAACGACTCTCAACGGGATTACAGGCAAATTTGAGCCAGCTTTAGCTGAATCATGGGATATTTCTGATGATAAAAAACGAATTGCTTTTACTTTACGAGAAAACTTGAAATGGTCAGATGGCAAACTACTTACCATAGATGATGTCATCTTCACTTATCAGGATGTGATTTTTAATTCACAGATTCCTACTGATTGGAAAGATAGTCTTAAAATTGGTTCTAGTGGTACTTTTCCTAAAATCAGAAAAATAGGCGATCGCCGGATTGAATTTATTCTACCTGAACCTTTTGCTCCGTTTCTTTCTACCACTGCTGGAGCATCCACAAATTCAGTTGGCATTTTGCCTAAACATGCTTTAGCTGAATCTTTAAAATCTCAAGATGCTAAAGGGAATCCCAAGTTTTTATCTACTTGGGGAACCGATACAGATCCCAGTAAAATTATTGTCAACGGTGCCTATAAAATAGAAAGTTATACTCCTAGTCAGCGTGTGGTATTTCGGCGCAATCCTTATTACTGGCGCAAAGATAGCCAAGGTAATCAGTTACCTTATGTTGAACGCATTATTTGGCAAATTATTGAATCTACAGATACAATAATTCTTCAGTTTCGCTCTGGAGGATTAGATACAGTTACTGTTTCTCCAGAAAACTTTTCACTACTTAAGCGCGAAGAAAAGCGGGGAAAGTTTACTATTTACAATGGAGGAGCGGAATTTAGCAATACTTATATTTCGTTTAATCTCAACAAAGGTCGGCGACAAAATGGACTGTCTGTAATTGACCCAATTAAATCCCGCTGGTTTAATACCCTTGCTTTTAGACAAGCAGTTGCCCATGCGATCGACCGTCAATCAATGTTAAATAACGTTTTTCGCGGAATTGGTGTATTACAAAATTCGCCAATCGAGATTCAAAGTCCTTACTATTTTTCTCCAGAAAAAGGTCTGAAAGTTTATGAATATAATCAAGAAAAAGCTAAAAAGTTACTATTAAGTGCAGGTTTTAAATATAATGCTAATAAACAGTTACTAGATGCTGATGGTAATCGTGTGCGCTTCAGTTTATTAACGAATGCTGAAAATAAAACTCGTGTGTTAATGGGAGCGCAAATTAAGCAAGATTTGAGTAAAATCGGGATTCAAGTTGATTTTAATCCAATTGCTTTCAATACTCTCACAGACAAACTTTCTAATTCCCTCGATTGGGAATGTTATCTGCTAGGCTTTATTGGAGGGATTGAACCAAATGACGGGGCTAATGTTTGGCTACCGGAAGGTGGACTACATACCTTCAATCAGAAACTTCAAGCAGGGCAAGAACCACTTATTGGTTGGCAAGTTGCAGATTGGGAGGCGGAAATTGGTCGTTTTTACATTCAAGCGGCACGAGAGTTAGACGAAGTAAAGCGCAAAGAGATTTATGCAAAAACGCAACGCCTCTCTCAAGAATATTTGCCTTACATTTATTTAGTGAATCCTTTATCTTTGGTAGCAGTGCGCGATCGCATTCAAAACGTCAAATTCTCTGCACTTGGTTCCCAAAAAGGAACGCTGTGGAACAAATATGAACTGGAAGTCACAGAATAG